The Petroclostridium xylanilyticum region AAAGTAGCTTAAAAAACAGCACTTTGTCAGTGGTCTCGAACCGTCCCCTCATTTTCCTACATCCCCGATTAATTGGCATTGATATCGAGAATCGGAGCACCTTTTACTTTCTTTTCAGACATTTCCCACGAGTTCTCTACTTTTTTGCTTTTTAACATTACATTGGTTCCATCTGCTTCTTTGTATAGTACCATTATTTCTTTAAAATCGTTACTAATAAAATATACCGGTTCGGTGCCACCAATTGGAGCTTGTTGGTCTAAAAGGTCCATCTCTCTTGCAACATCTCCGCCCATTCCGATTACCTCAGTATAGGTTACTCTCCTGAATTTACCTATTCTTTTATCAAGTTGAAAGCTTGCTTTAATATCATTATAAGCATGTTCCAGTCTTTTTTCTGTTTTTTCAACAATCTTTTCGTCTTTCTCGCTACTTGCATTAGCGTAGGTAATAGCACCAAATACCATAACGATGACTAACGCAATTATTACCGTTTTTCTTACTAACATAATAATAACCCTCCTTTTATCCTAATTTGAGTCATACTCTTCGACTGAATGAACCACCGTATAGTAAGTTTGAGCCCCTGTTTTACAGTAGTGTGTCCTTACAAGTTTCCATGAATTTGAGTAATTCGTACTTGAGCAAGCTCCACTCTTAGTAACTGAGTAAGGCGAAGTAGTATCATCAGCGGACACATCAGTAACTTTGATGCCATTCTTATAAACTGTAGTCCTTACTCTTACCCCTGTAACATCTGTATAGTATCCATTTGAATTAACGGTAGCTCCGGTTGTACCACTAAAGTCACAACCATATCCATATGCATCAATATAACCAGTGCTTGTAATGATGTATTTGGTCGCCGCAAACGCCATCCCAGTTGAAAACAATAATACTATTGCCATGATCATGGATAATACGATAATACTTCTCTTCTTCATTATTCCACTCTCCTCTCGCATGCTTAATTAATAATTTTTGTACCAGACATATTTTTTAGCTAGCAAATTTTATAAACAATAGAATTCAACTAGTGATTTTAAACTACTTCTTAGCCTATCAAAATTTTAACTACTTGTAAGATCAAGATCTCTATATAGACTCTTAATTATCCACAAATCAAGAGACAACTAAGATCTAGATAGGTAAAGTAATATAGGAGTAATACCATCTTTACTCGGTGATATTACATGTATCACTATTTTATCACACATCCCCACTTTTTCAATATTTTTGTAATGAAAGTGTATTTTAATGTAACGAAATTGCACATAAAAAATATTAGACCAAACAAACAAAGGGACAGGTAACGTAATCCCGCAAACAAAGGGACAGGTAACGTGTTTGAGTTAATCCCGTAAGTCAAACGCATTGCTTGTCTCTTTGTTTGTTGTTTTATTTCGTAGTTAAGACACTATGACAGGGGGGACGGCAGACTGTGTAAAAATGGAAAATTAGACTTATATTAATTTATGTTAATTTCCATTAATTCACACAATTAAGCCCCTGAGATTTCCAATATATGTTGATATGTAGTTTGCAGAGATTAGAAGGATGTAATAATCCCTCTAATCTCTTAATAACTTCCTTAATTCCTAATATATTTATTACTCTTTTCATGTTATACGCTAAAAAAGCCAAAGAGGCCTCCTCCTTCACTGACTCCAATCCTCTTGTCAGAAAATACGATAATCCCCAACCCCTTTTTATCGTACCAAAAGGGTGCTCTACAATCATTTGACGTTTTTTATATAATTCTTTATTTTTAGCCGTTCTTTCGTCAACCACATCTAAAAAATCTTGGTCTATACACCTTGTAATAGCTCTTCCTTCTTTACTTTTAGTACATTTATCTTTATACTCACACTTACTACAAGCTTCATAATTTGCATACTTAATTTGCTTAGTATTTTCATTTATCGGCGTTTTCCTTGTGCATCTTAATTCATGCCCAGCAGGGCAAATATAAACATCTTTTTCTTGATCATATTTAAACCTGTCACAATAAAACTCTTTTTCGCCTGTAGAGTTTGAAAATACCTGCTTTGCAACATATGTCGTTATATTTTCTTCTTCACATATTTTTAAATCATCTGCATTGTAATACCCTTTATCCGCAAGAGCTTTAATACTTTCTACTCCGAATACTTCCTTAGCACGTTTGCCCATTTCACTTAACTGTCCATGGTCTGTCGGATTATTAATAACATTACAGTCTACAATAAGGCAATGTTTACTATCTACAACAGTTTGAACGTTATAGCAGATATCAACGCCATTGTTATTCACAGCCATTAGTCTTGCATCCGGGTCTATTGTTGATATTTCATTAATTTCTTTTTCCTTTAATTCCTGCTGATAACTTTCATACAGTTCTTTACGTGTTTTTAACTCTTTTATCCTATCTTTTATTTCTTGTGCATCGGGCTTTCTGCTTGATTCTTCACAACTATCATTTTCATCTAACTGAGCCATATATTCTTGTGTTTTTTCTTCAAGATATTTAATTTTACGAGCTAAATTCTTTTCATTATAATTATTTTTCTTAGAATTACAAGCCCTAAATTTGGACCCGTCAACCCGCAACTACTTCCATGCCAAACAAATCCCATTGCTTGCACAATGCAACAAATTGTTTAAATACCTTTTGTATAGCATCTTTATTATCTTTTCTAAAATCAGCTATTGTCTTAAAATCAGGTCTTAGTTTTCTAATCAACCACATTAACTCGATGTTTCTAGTTGCTTCTGCTTCAAGCTTTCTTGATGAAGTAATCTTATTCATATATCCATAAATATATAGTTTTAGTAGATCTTTAGGACCAAATCCCAATCTCCCGGTGTGTGCGGGAGTAGCATTTTTAAATCCTAATTGGACTAAATCTAATGAATCGACAAATGCATCCATGACTCTAACAGGATTATCATCTGTAATATAATCATCTATATATTCCGGATAGGAAATTTTTCTTTTTCTATCAATACCTTCGATATATCTCATAATCCACCTGCTTTCTATTTAACAGATTAGATTATAGCATATTTCTAATAGATTATGTTAGCCAATTTATGGAGTTTTCACACAGTCTGCCGTCCCCTGTCACACTAATGCAACTAGTACATTTTCCAATTTTTCTTACAATCAGTCAGTTCGCTTCAACTGGAATCT contains the following coding sequences:
- a CDS encoding transposase is translated as MRYIEGIDRKRKISYPEYIDDYITDDNPVRVMDAFVDSLDLVQLGFKNATPAHTGRLGFGPKDLLKLYIYGYMNKITSSRKLEAEATRNIELMWLIRKLRPDFKTIADFRKDNKDAIQKVFKQFVALCKQWDLFGMEVVAG
- a CDS encoding transposase; its protein translation is MAQLDENDSCEESSRKPDAQEIKDRIKELKTRKELYESYQQELKEKEINEISTIDPDARLMAVNNNGVDICYNVQTVVDSKHCLIVDCNVINNPTDHGQLSEMGKRAKEVFGVESIKALADKGYYNADDLKICEEENITTYVAKQVFSNSTGEKEFYCDRFKYDQEKDVYICPAGHELRCTRKTPINENTKQIKYANYEACSKCEYKDKCTKSKEGRAITRCIDQDFLDVVDERTAKNKELYKKRQMIVEHPFGTIKRGWGLSYFLTRGLESVKEEASLAFLAYNMKRVINILGIKEVIKRLEGLLHPSNLCKLHINIYWKSQGLNCVN